The Desulfonatronum lacustre DSM 10312 region TGTTGAAGGGTTTGGGGAGAACGAGCCGAATATTGTCCGCCGCCTCGCCCATTTTCAGAACATAGCTGCGACCGGAGACCAGGATAACGGGCAGATCCGGACGCATCAGCCCGGTCCGGCGGGCTAAGTCGATGCCGGTCAGGCCGGGCATGTCGTAGTCGGTGAGCACCAAGTCGATGTCCGGTCGCTGTTCGAGGATTTGCAGGGCCTCGTTGCCGGCCTCTGCGGAGAGGACCGTATAGCCGAGCTGTTCCAGGGTGCGGGGCGTGGTGGCCAACTGTTCTTCGTCGTCCTCCACGAACAGGATGACGCCGCTGCCTTTTAGGATGGGCGCGAGACGGGCGGGTAGCGCGGATCGATCCGCCGTAATCATGGGCAGCAGGATGCTGAACGTGGCCCCCTGGCCCGGAGTGCTGCTGACCCGGACCGCTCCTTTATGGTTTTTGACGATGCCCAGGACCATGGCCAGCCCCAAACCCGTGCCCTCGGCCTTGCCCTTAGTGGTGAAGAAGGGGTCGAAGATTTTGTCCAGGGTCTCCGGGGCGATGCCGGGGCCGGTGTCGCTGACGGTGAGCCGGAAGTACGCTCCGGGAGCGATGTTCAACTCTTCGGCGTCAGAGTCGGCGACCCGTGTTTCCTCCAGCCGGATCACCAGTTCTCCGCCAGTGGTCTGCATGGCCTGGAAGGCGTTGGTACAGAGGTTCATGAGCACCTGAGTGACCTGGGTCGGGTCCAGCATCACCGGATCGGTCTTGCCGGCGATGCTGTCGCGAATGACGATGTTGCGGGGCAGGGAGCGCTGGAGCAGGGTCACGGATTCACGGACCAGGGCGGGTAGATCCGTGGGGCGGAACCCTTCCTGTGAGGGACGGCTGAAGGTCAGGATGCGTTCCACCAGATTTCTGCCCCGGCTGGAAACCCGCAGGACCCGTTCCAGGTCCTCGGCCGTGGCTGACTCCGGGTCGATGTCTCCCAGGGCCAACTCCGTGGAATTGATGATTGAGGTCAAGATGTTGTTGAAATCGTGGGCGATCCCTCCGGCCAGGGTGCCGATGGCTTCCATTTTCTGGGATTGCAAAAGCTGACGTTCCAGGTTCATCTCGTGGGTGATGTTTTCCGCGGTGCTCAGGGTTCCGACCACTTCGCCCTTTTCGTTGTGCAGAGGCACCTTGTTGATTTCCAGCCAAGCGTTTTCGCCCTGGGCGTCCTGGACCGCGGTCTTGATCTTGCGCAAGGGGCGGTCATCTTCCACCACTTGACGATCCATCCGGGCCACCCAGTCCACGAATTCCGAATTGGGCAACATGGCCGCGTCGGTTTGGTGGAGCAGTTTGCGAGGCGATTCGATGCCGAAGAATTCGGCGAAGGCCCGATTCGCTCCCAGGTAGCGCTGCTTGCGGTCCTTCCAGCAGACCAGTTGCGGGATGGCGTCCATCAGGATTTCCAAAAAGGAGAGCTGGTGCCGGATTCTGCGTTCCACGGCCCGGCGCTGGATGATGTTCCGGATTAAAAAGCCCAGGACCACCACCAGGGTGAACAGGCTGACCATGATGACCTGAAAGACCTGCTTGTCCAACTCGTAAAAGGCTTCGGGCTCGTTGATGAACAGACTGTCGGCCGGAAGTTGGCGACGACTGATGTCGCGTTGCATCAGCACCTGGTAGTCGAACATGTACTGGTCCACGACCTCGGAGACCACCGGAATGGCCGACGGCGACTCGCCTTCCATGATGCGCAAGGCCATTTGTGCCGTGATCCTGCCGTGGAGGTGTCCGCTGAGCAGGCGTCCACCGACCATGCCGTGACCCAGCAGGAATTCCCAGTTGCTGTAGATGGGCAGGTCCGTGACCTGGGCTACGGCTTCCAGGACCTCCGAGGCGGACATGAACTGACCGCCCACGTTGTGAAAAAAGGGGATGAAGAATAAAAAAGCGTTGCGCGGCAGATCGCGGACCCGTTCCTGGATTTCCTCCAGCGAATATCGTTCCCAGAACTCGAACTCCAGTCGGTCCCCGAAATGGTGCTCAACGGCTTCGATCTGGTTGCGGATGGCCATCCCGGTTATGGACTCGTCGCCGATGACCACCAGCTTGTTTTTGTTGGGATGGATGCTCAAGGCCAGTTCCAGGGTGTCTCGAACGTCGATGTTTTCCAGGATGCCGGTGACGAAGGTCTGGTCGATTTCCTCCGGAGTGACGTCGTTCAGGCCGCAGAAGACCACCGGAATGTCGGGAAAAAGGCGATCGCGGTGTTCGAGGATGAAGTTGTAGGCGTCGTTGTCCGATACGATGACGATGTCGAAGTGCTCGTCGACGAATTTGTCCTGATAGAGCCGGAACAGGGTGTCGGCGATGATTTCATAGGGATATTTCTTGGCGTCCATGTATTCGATCTGGAGCTCGATATGGTACTGACCCTGCTCCAGGCCTTGCCGGATTCCCTCCTGAAGATGGTCCGACCAAGCATACCCGTTGTGATAGGAATTGAGGTAAAAGACCCGCCGTTTTTC contains the following coding sequences:
- a CDS encoding ABC transporter substrate binding protein → MIQKRKALLCVAAFLTSGLLLAAAAISAFSQPDPGREKRRVFYLNSYHNGYAWSDHLQEGIRQGLEQGQYHIELQIEYMDAKKYPYEIIADTLFRLYQDKFVDEHFDIVIVSDNDAYNFILEHRDRLFPDIPVVFCGLNDVTPEEIDQTFVTGILENIDVRDTLELALSIHPNKNKLVVIGDESITGMAIRNQIEAVEHHFGDRLEFEFWERYSLEEIQERVRDLPRNAFLFFIPFFHNVGGQFMSASEVLEAVAQVTDLPIYSNWEFLLGHGMVGGRLLSGHLHGRITAQMALRIMEGESPSAIPVVSEVVDQYMFDYQVLMQRDISRRQLPADSLFINEPEAFYELDKQVFQVIMVSLFTLVVVLGFLIRNIIQRRAVERRIRHQLSFLEILMDAIPQLVCWKDRKQRYLGANRAFAEFFGIESPRKLLHQTDAAMLPNSEFVDWVARMDRQVVEDDRPLRKIKTAVQDAQGENAWLEINKVPLHNEKGEVVGTLSTAENITHEMNLERQLLQSQKMEAIGTLAGGIAHDFNNILTSIINSTELALGDIDPESATAEDLERVLRVSSRGRNLVERILTFSRPSQEGFRPTDLPALVRESVTLLQRSLPRNIVIRDSIAGKTDPVMLDPTQVTQVLMNLCTNAFQAMQTTGGELVIRLEETRVADSDAEELNIAPGAYFRLTVSDTGPGIAPETLDKIFDPFFTTKGKAEGTGLGLAMVLGIVKNHKGAVRVSSTPGQGATFSILLPMITADRSALPARLAPILKGSGVILFVEDDEEQLATTPRTLEQLGYTVLSAEAGNEALQILEQRPDIDLVLTDYDMPGLTGIDLARRTGLMRPDLPVILVSGRSYVLKMGEAADNIRLVLPKPFNKADLSAALSKVMNKIPATDQASGQKPDPKLNQGSEQ